The following proteins are encoded in a genomic region of Mycobacterium sp. SMC-4:
- a CDS encoding PE domain-containing protein has product MTSVVVNPVGLAAAAAATAGLSAQAAGHTAQAAAAAAVVPPGLEEISATNAAKIAAYSAEVSAVLAGASAMQALYGVANSVAGTVTSLEDAANAVLMNAVL; this is encoded by the coding sequence ATGACGTCAGTAGTAGTCAATCCGGTCGGTCTTGCCGCCGCCGCGGCGGCCACCGCAGGACTGTCAGCTCAAGCTGCCGGCCATACGGCGCAGGCGGCCGCGGCCGCGGCGGTCGTGCCGCCGGGGCTGGAGGAGATTTCGGCGACCAACGCGGCGAAAATCGCCGCGTACAGCGCGGAGGTGTCGGCGGTTCTGGCCGGGGCGTCGGCGATGCAAGCGCTCTACGGTGTCGCGAACTCGGTGGCGGGCACGGTGACCTCGCTCGAGGATGCGGCCAACGCCGTATTGATGAACGCGGTCCTGTAG
- a CDS encoding PPE family protein, whose translation MPPGAYQAEPPETTSAGFWLGPSAASFFASAAQLEALAGAIIGMLGGHAAVEAAMSVSWPSATGEIARLAHVPHLVWLGTVATMLNHASASIMATGDAFETLRAATPNPGEVVGNQSEHMALVGANFLGMLTPLIVANRGQYTEMWMRGSANKSAYEAASLAGVQAIPPIPPPPPSTVGAAGGGSQPGAQSADPSQMMETATGLFPQLLSMPTQALSAFSGGGPLKSITELPQQAFGQLSSLASSLNVSPDDLGADFSAGDADWVTQTPQAGGAVAASLGGAGGGGGMGGAMSAASALRSPGSWASSVSAATPVSADSGSRIEQVRSGTTMPASMGGGGMMGPMAHGAAAAGAANQQDSEKKQVDGATVMAAASNLYTGTDSIPVITGGGGLLTASAGGKGVP comes from the coding sequence ATGCCACCGGGGGCCTATCAAGCTGAACCGCCGGAAACTACGTCGGCGGGCTTTTGGCTTGGACCGTCCGCTGCCTCGTTCTTCGCCTCGGCCGCGCAACTCGAAGCGCTGGCCGGTGCCATCATCGGCATGTTGGGCGGGCATGCGGCTGTGGAAGCCGCGATGTCCGTCAGTTGGCCGTCCGCCACAGGCGAGATCGCCAGGTTGGCCCATGTCCCGCATCTTGTGTGGCTGGGGACGGTGGCGACCATGCTCAACCACGCCTCTGCCAGCATCATGGCCACCGGGGACGCCTTCGAGACGCTGCGGGCAGCGACCCCTAATCCGGGTGAGGTCGTTGGCAATCAGAGCGAGCATATGGCCTTGGTCGGGGCGAATTTTCTAGGGATGCTGACTCCGCTGATCGTCGCCAACCGTGGCCAGTACACCGAGATGTGGATGCGGGGCTCGGCCAACAAGTCGGCCTACGAGGCAGCATCCCTGGCGGGGGTGCAGGCGATACCGCCGATACCGCCACCACCGCCAAGCACCGTCGGTGCGGCGGGCGGCGGCTCTCAGCCAGGCGCGCAGTCCGCCGATCCCAGTCAGATGATGGAGACCGCGACTGGGCTGTTTCCGCAGCTTCTGAGTATGCCGACGCAGGCGTTGTCGGCGTTCAGTGGCGGCGGGCCGCTCAAGAGCATCACCGAGCTGCCGCAGCAAGCATTCGGCCAGCTCAGTTCGCTTGCGTCATCGTTGAATGTGTCACCGGATGATCTGGGAGCCGATTTCTCCGCCGGCGACGCGGACTGGGTGACCCAGACGCCGCAGGCCGGGGGTGCGGTCGCGGCCTCGCTCGGCGGCGCGGGCGGGGGCGGCGGGATGGGTGGGGCCATGTCGGCCGCCTCAGCGCTGCGCAGTCCCGGCTCCTGGGCGTCCTCGGTAAGCGCGGCGACCCCAGTCAGCGCTGACTCGGGCTCGCGCATCGAGCAGGTGCGATCTGGGACAACGATGCCGGCCAGCATGGGTGGCGGCGGAATGATGGGACCGATGGCCCACGGGGCCGCCGCGGCAGGGGCCGCCAATCAGCAGGATTCGGAGAAGAAGCAGGTCGACGGCGCCACTGTGATGGCGGCGGCGTCGAACCTCTACACCGGCACCGACTCGATACCGGTGATTACCGGAGGTGGTGGTCTGCTGACTGCCAGCGCCGGGGGCAAGGGGGTGCCCTGA
- a CDS encoding WXG100 family type VII secretion target, whose protein sequence is MSLIEYNVPMIQDCAQQIAACKTLTAEVAAEANKLKALTEASFQGGGGDAFRENYTRAITMVDALSGKLNEAETALLTGADGMVAKDGLIKAQYV, encoded by the coding sequence ATGAGCTTGATCGAATACAACGTCCCGATGATTCAGGACTGCGCTCAGCAGATCGCGGCCTGCAAGACGCTGACGGCCGAGGTCGCCGCCGAGGCGAACAAGTTGAAGGCCCTGACCGAGGCGTCGTTCCAGGGTGGCGGCGGCGACGCCTTCCGTGAGAACTACACCCGAGCCATCACCATGGTCGATGCCTTGAGCGGCAAGCTCAACGAGGCTGAGACCGCCCTGCTGACCGGCGCGGACGGAATGGTCGCCAAAGACGGGTTGATCAAGGCGCAGTACGTGTAG
- a CDS encoding ESX secretion-associated protein EspG yields MEITAEGLWLVQALCAVETLPAVLVCRPFVSECGVPESHPGYAVLHEAGVLFDGDAVHPQVKLWMETLGNPDVVLSCLVHRGGEHLRVAIARRGDVTVAAARHGENVTVESLGPGMTLAGLVQRVLPLCGPVVAPASFNAVTVPTADLLSSLAQVLRGEHSPMVALGRLGMDADQHRIVTLAADHPVMELSMVVVTHGSNHQMQVSKTAATVTDTSAGRVVSGPVRSESGSWWTLIAPGSDAAILSALKSVMSTVGLADWSATPTPRR; encoded by the coding sequence TTGGAGATCACCGCCGAGGGGCTCTGGCTGGTGCAGGCATTGTGTGCGGTCGAGACGTTGCCCGCAGTGCTCGTGTGTCGGCCGTTTGTGAGTGAATGCGGCGTGCCGGAAAGTCACCCGGGCTATGCGGTGCTCCACGAGGCGGGCGTCCTATTCGATGGCGATGCCGTGCACCCACAGGTGAAGTTGTGGATGGAAACACTGGGCAATCCCGATGTGGTGCTGTCGTGTCTGGTCCACCGCGGCGGCGAGCATCTACGGGTAGCGATTGCCCGCCGCGGTGATGTGACGGTCGCTGCCGCGCGGCACGGGGAGAACGTCACTGTGGAAAGCTTGGGCCCGGGCATGACGCTCGCGGGCTTGGTGCAACGCGTGCTCCCGCTGTGCGGTCCAGTCGTGGCGCCGGCGTCCTTCAACGCGGTTACCGTCCCGACCGCGGACTTGCTGAGCAGCTTGGCGCAGGTGTTGCGCGGCGAGCACAGTCCGATGGTGGCGTTGGGCCGCCTCGGCATGGATGCCGACCAACATCGCATCGTCACGCTGGCAGCCGATCACCCGGTCATGGAGTTGTCGATGGTCGTCGTGACCCACGGCAGCAACCATCAAATGCAGGTCAGCAAGACAGCAGCAACGGTTACCGATACCAGTGCAGGCAGGGTCGTCAGCGGACCGGTTCGTAGCGAGAGTGGCTCCTGGTGGACGTTGATTGCGCCGGGGTCAGACGCGGCGATCCTCTCAGCGCTCAAGTCGGTGATGTCTACGGTTGGCCTGGCGGACTGGTCAGCTACTCCTACGCCGAGGCGTTAA
- a CDS encoding MinD/ParA family protein yields MQSQVREADFVTPYKQVPERGWRRKVYQTTRINLGLSPAEREWNDLRRRLTVNLRGTYTIAVLQQKGGVSKTTTTVGIGAALARYRDDKVVAIDANPASGNLAKRINEPSTGTWRGLLMDQNLHSYSDFRHYLGKDSSSGLEVLAGDPGDEVITGHALAMTWQRLSRQYPIALLDCGNQMRDDVIAAVLSMADVVVIPTTTRYDGAEAARETLDWLMQHGYPHLVRSAVMVVSNVNKVTPTKAVRNLHEGFERAVRAVHDIPYDPHLSDATAINFDRLAPQTQRAFIETAASIVDGFAGAADKDPGYRPQWPTPGHEYGQERR; encoded by the coding sequence ATGCAGTCTCAGGTCCGAGAAGCCGATTTCGTCACCCCATACAAGCAGGTTCCCGAGCGCGGGTGGCGGCGCAAGGTGTATCAGACGACGCGGATCAACTTGGGGCTCAGTCCTGCTGAGCGTGAATGGAATGATCTGCGGCGACGTCTGACGGTCAATCTCCGGGGTACGTACACGATCGCGGTACTGCAACAGAAAGGTGGGGTGTCCAAGACCACCACCACCGTCGGCATCGGGGCGGCGCTGGCGCGTTACCGCGACGACAAGGTGGTGGCCATCGATGCCAATCCAGCCAGCGGTAACCTCGCCAAGCGGATCAATGAGCCGAGCACGGGAACGTGGCGCGGGTTGTTGATGGATCAGAATCTGCACTCTTACAGTGATTTTCGGCACTACTTGGGCAAAGATAGTTCCTCCGGTTTGGAGGTTCTCGCGGGCGATCCTGGCGACGAGGTGATCACCGGTCACGCACTGGCGATGACTTGGCAACGCCTGTCTCGGCAGTACCCGATCGCGTTGCTCGACTGCGGAAATCAGATGCGTGACGATGTGATTGCCGCTGTGCTGTCGATGGCAGACGTTGTGGTGATTCCCACCACCACGCGCTACGACGGGGCCGAAGCCGCGCGTGAGACGTTGGATTGGCTTATGCAGCATGGTTATCCGCATCTGGTGCGGTCGGCGGTAATGGTCGTCAGCAACGTCAACAAAGTCACTCCCACCAAGGCTGTACGCAATCTGCATGAAGGGTTTGAGCGAGCGGTGCGGGCAGTCCATGACATTCCCTACGACCCGCATCTCAGCGATGCCACGGCCATCAACTTCGATCGGCTCGCACCGCAGACCCAGCGGGCGTTCATCGAAACAGCGGCCTCGATTGTCGACGGCTTCGCAGGCGCGGCAGACAAAGATCCGGGGTATCGGCCGCAGTGGCCGACACCTGGCCATGAGTATGGGCAGGAGCGGCGATGA
- the eccD gene encoding type VII secretion integral membrane protein EccD: MTSTDVAVTDNYPVGTVAAERVRLAEQVRVAVLFEGRQHDLTLPASSPVAAVADSLVRVLLTREGNEDGMRSPDDERMISPGVVRMTLINGQPLDRTQSLTQQGVRDGELLVLDIIDAEVEFTPIFESPSSAVAVLNQQQHSVVTAETARRVAGVVVAAAVAAVTALLGLAWWRNLDSGQDWNLIPGVAAASLAVVLLVVGSLVWWRAKDSVTATAMWLSGVLIACPAAAVMVTPGYPGAWHLMFAAVVTATVAAALWRLSPAPRIVVSATVLISTATAILAAIYALTGVSLQNLSVAVLAVNLFVLTGAPKLAARMAGIPIPPFPTVTGKDTFADADAIAAEALVAAEHQGTPTVEQLRRSAEAANIYLTALLVTVGVFFVGGSIWAVIPGQGRWWLATVYIGVLAAILVMRGRAFASREQSIIVVATGLLMVLITAANYALAGESTFTVYIAAAVVLGLGAAGLIAAAVVPAKVFSPVFRKVIEWIEYLLIVVIPPMAIWLLNLIYLARNM, translated from the coding sequence ATGACATCAACTGACGTTGCGGTGACCGACAATTATCCAGTCGGGACGGTTGCTGCCGAACGAGTGCGGCTGGCCGAACAGGTACGGGTGGCGGTGCTTTTTGAAGGCCGCCAGCACGATCTCACGTTGCCTGCAAGCTCGCCAGTGGCCGCTGTCGCTGATTCGCTGGTGCGCGTCCTACTGACCCGTGAGGGTAACGAAGACGGAATGCGCAGCCCCGATGACGAGCGCATGATCAGCCCAGGCGTGGTGCGGATGACGCTGATCAACGGGCAACCCTTGGACCGTACCCAGAGCCTGACGCAGCAAGGTGTGCGTGATGGCGAACTGCTGGTGCTCGACATCATCGACGCCGAAGTCGAGTTCACCCCGATCTTCGAGTCCCCCTCCTCAGCAGTGGCGGTACTCAATCAGCAGCAGCATTCAGTGGTAACCGCTGAGACTGCGCGCCGCGTGGCCGGGGTGGTGGTGGCAGCAGCTGTCGCGGCAGTGACCGCACTGCTGGGGTTGGCCTGGTGGCGCAACCTCGACAGCGGTCAAGACTGGAACCTGATTCCCGGTGTCGCGGCCGCGAGTCTGGCAGTGGTTCTCCTGGTTGTTGGATCGTTGGTGTGGTGGCGAGCTAAAGACTCGGTAACTGCGACGGCAATGTGGCTCTCCGGTGTGCTGATCGCCTGCCCGGCAGCAGCGGTGATGGTGACTCCTGGCTATCCCGGAGCGTGGCACCTCATGTTCGCAGCGGTCGTCACAGCGACCGTGGCGGCAGCCTTATGGCGGTTGAGTCCGGCCCCACGGATCGTGGTATCGGCCACCGTTCTCATCAGTACCGCCACAGCGATATTGGCGGCGATCTACGCGCTGACCGGAGTCTCACTGCAGAACCTCTCGGTCGCGGTGCTGGCGGTCAACCTTTTCGTCCTCACCGGCGCACCCAAGCTGGCCGCACGGATGGCGGGTATCCCGATCCCACCGTTTCCGACCGTCACCGGCAAAGACACCTTCGCTGATGCCGATGCTATTGCCGCCGAGGCGTTGGTCGCTGCGGAACATCAGGGCACACCGACCGTGGAGCAACTTCGGCGCTCGGCTGAGGCCGCGAACATCTACCTGACCGCCCTGCTGGTCACGGTCGGAGTCTTCTTTGTGGGCGGCTCGATCTGGGCGGTGATACCCGGGCAGGGACGCTGGTGGCTGGCCACGGTGTACATCGGCGTGCTGGCCGCCATTCTGGTGATGCGAGGCCGGGCATTCGCCAGCCGGGAGCAATCCATCATTGTGGTAGCCACCGGGTTATTGATGGTGCTTATCACGGCCGCGAACTACGCTCTCGCCGGCGAGAGCACATTCACTGTCTACATCGCGGCGGCAGTGGTGCTCGGACTCGGTGCGGCCGGCTTGATCGCCGCAGCGGTCGTGCCCGCGAAGGTGTTCTCACCGGTCTTTCGCAAGGTCATCGAATGGATCGAGTACCTGCTGATTGTGGTCATCCCCCCGATGGCGATCTGGCTTCTGAACCTGATTTACCTGGCGAGGAACATGTGA
- the mycP gene encoding type VII secretion-associated serine protease mycosin → MIGQRAGVLATVAMLAAAWPLVGAPSATAITPPVVDPLAVPDGTPRPDEPMKHKFDCIATGLIAGTDPAAVPGSQAFMNLPRLWESAGRGAGVSVALIDTGVWPNPRLPRLRGGGDFIMDGGDGLQDCDAHGTTVAAILAASPSEADGLVGVAPEVELISIRQSSQMFTPVAPSATSEEDRRAGTVSSLARAVVAAANTGARVINMSIVACIPVLKPVDQTTLGAALRYAAVEKDAVLIAAAGNTSTPGCAQNPNIDATSVEDPRNWNSVVTISTPAWFSDYVLSVSATNNEGQPAVDDQGTDISVGGPWVGVGAPGLFVEGVNQEGNLINGTHDPETNSLKPMSGTSFSAAYVSGLAALIRAKYPDLPAHQVINRIKQTAHSPAAVVDNRLGYGAIDPVAALNYDVPPIPTPRENLSRPLGPPPPDPEPDRRPMMMALVGTATLAVLLGAVLAVGAMSKSRRG, encoded by the coding sequence ATGATCGGCCAACGCGCGGGGGTACTGGCCACAGTGGCCATGTTGGCAGCGGCCTGGCCACTGGTCGGCGCCCCGTCGGCAACAGCCATCACGCCGCCGGTTGTTGATCCGCTCGCGGTTCCGGACGGCACGCCACGACCCGACGAGCCCATGAAGCACAAGTTCGACTGCATCGCCACCGGGCTGATCGCCGGTACCGACCCGGCGGCGGTACCCGGCTCGCAGGCCTTCATGAATCTGCCCCGCCTGTGGGAATCCGCAGGCCGGGGAGCAGGAGTATCGGTAGCGCTCATTGACACTGGAGTCTGGCCGAATCCTCGGCTGCCCAGACTGCGCGGCGGCGGCGACTTCATCATGGATGGCGGTGACGGTCTTCAAGACTGCGACGCACACGGTACGACGGTCGCGGCTATCCTCGCGGCAAGCCCGTCCGAAGCTGACGGATTAGTCGGCGTCGCACCGGAAGTCGAGCTCATATCGATCCGTCAGTCGTCGCAAATGTTCACCCCCGTGGCCCCGTCTGCGACCTCGGAGGAGGACCGCCGGGCGGGCACGGTGAGCAGTTTGGCCAGGGCGGTGGTCGCCGCGGCCAACACTGGCGCTCGCGTGATCAACATGTCGATCGTGGCGTGCATCCCTGTGCTCAAGCCCGTCGACCAGACCACTCTTGGCGCCGCACTGCGCTACGCCGCCGTAGAAAAGGATGCCGTACTGATTGCCGCAGCAGGGAATACGTCCACTCCCGGGTGCGCACAGAATCCCAACATTGATGCCACCAGCGTCGAAGACCCACGCAACTGGAACTCAGTAGTGACCATCAGCACCCCGGCCTGGTTCTCCGACTACGTTCTGTCAGTCAGCGCCACCAACAATGAGGGTCAGCCCGCCGTCGATGACCAGGGCACGGACATCAGCGTGGGCGGGCCGTGGGTGGGTGTGGGCGCACCAGGGCTGTTCGTGGAGGGCGTCAACCAAGAAGGCAACCTGATCAACGGAACTCACGATCCGGAAACCAATTCGCTCAAACCCATGAGTGGCACGAGCTTTTCGGCGGCCTACGTCTCCGGTCTGGCAGCCCTGATCCGGGCAAAGTATCCCGATCTACCGGCCCATCAGGTGATCAACCGGATCAAGCAGACCGCTCATTCCCCGGCCGCCGTCGTGGACAACCGCCTGGGCTACGGTGCGATCGACCCGGTGGCCGCGTTGAACTACGACGTGCCGCCGATCCCGACGCCGCGGGAGAATCTGTCGCGCCCCCTTGGGCCACCACCACCTGACCCCGAACCGGACCGCCGTCCCATGATGATGGCGCTGGTGGGTACCGCGACACTGGCGGTGCTGCTGGGCGCGGTGTTAGCGGTCGGCGCTATGTCGAAATCGCGACGAGGCTGA
- the eccE gene encoding type VII secretion protein EccE — translation MDFRLSLVVISELIALAVLVAITPVLWWAAVLIVIAALLLVTLSYNGATAWGWLVRAGRFHYFRRSGKAHMRRAGIPAAFTVDMPGAGAVGMRWDGQYAITMIALHGKAFAPTVLVPAGAETTSLVPVQAVIDQLHQFAGLELHSADIVSAGARVASDGRYTPKYEEIIADRAAVGERRTWLVLRLCPQACLAAMVYRGDAAAAAAAATERVRQSVLRSGCRAITCTADQVDQATEALLAGAELDRIREGWSYLDTVSEYVTTYRIAGKDLTTRVLNDVWTVRSDATVTAVRLTADRAGVVAAGAVVRFHTSAPLPHPPLLTLRPVVGQCFDSLLASLPLGDRALRFEMSPRRLTSPAELKVPVGPSGPMLGMTVTGVPFLMPLTDPLRASTISLCASLDTVIPVLLRASAAGSVILIHTERPQVWQPLLDNSHRISIANDREPVRSPNIIVADGTGHGLTAGERGHTLITLSEVAEPSADVTLVQHSGDELVLGTPSVQGVRLSIMRPRNEAQFLSHLVVRA, via the coding sequence TTGGATTTTCGACTGTCACTGGTGGTCATTTCCGAACTGATCGCGCTGGCTGTTCTCGTCGCGATCACCCCGGTGCTGTGGTGGGCTGCGGTGCTGATCGTGATAGCTGCGCTGTTGTTGGTCACGCTCAGCTATAACGGTGCCACCGCGTGGGGGTGGCTGGTCCGCGCCGGGCGCTTTCACTACTTCCGACGCAGCGGGAAGGCGCACATGCGGCGGGCGGGAATCCCTGCGGCGTTCACCGTCGACATGCCCGGGGCGGGCGCGGTAGGGATGCGGTGGGACGGGCAGTATGCAATCACCATGATTGCCTTGCACGGCAAGGCATTTGCGCCGACGGTGCTGGTGCCTGCGGGTGCGGAAACAACCAGTCTGGTTCCTGTGCAGGCTGTTATCGATCAGCTTCATCAGTTCGCCGGCCTGGAGCTGCATTCGGCGGACATCGTGTCAGCGGGCGCTCGGGTGGCTTCTGATGGGCGTTACACCCCGAAGTATGAGGAGATCATCGCCGATCGCGCCGCGGTCGGGGAGCGGCGTACCTGGCTGGTGCTGCGCCTGTGCCCGCAGGCCTGCCTGGCGGCAATGGTGTATCGAGGTGACGCGGCGGCCGCAGCGGCGGCGGCCACCGAGCGGGTGCGCCAGTCGGTGTTGCGCTCCGGTTGCCGGGCAATCACCTGCACTGCCGACCAGGTGGATCAGGCCACAGAAGCCCTGCTCGCCGGCGCAGAGCTGGACCGGATTCGTGAGGGCTGGAGTTATCTGGACACGGTGTCGGAGTACGTCACGACTTATCGGATCGCGGGCAAGGACCTCACGACACGTGTGCTCAACGATGTCTGGACGGTGCGCTCTGATGCCACGGTGACCGCGGTCCGCCTGACAGCCGATCGGGCCGGTGTGGTCGCCGCGGGCGCGGTGGTGCGGTTTCATACCTCTGCGCCGCTGCCACATCCACCCCTGTTGACGTTGCGTCCCGTCGTCGGGCAGTGCTTCGACTCGCTGCTGGCGAGTTTGCCGCTTGGCGACAGGGCTCTGCGTTTTGAGATGTCGCCGCGGCGTCTGACCAGCCCAGCCGAGCTGAAAGTGCCGGTGGGGCCCAGTGGCCCGATGCTCGGGATGACGGTTACCGGTGTGCCGTTCCTGATGCCGCTGACCGACCCGCTGCGCGCCAGCACTATTTCGCTGTGTGCATCTCTGGACACGGTGATTCCGGTGCTGTTGAGGGCCAGCGCGGCCGGATCGGTCATTCTGATTCACACTGAGCGCCCACAGGTATGGCAGCCGCTGCTCGACAACTCTCATCGCATCAGCATCGCCAACGATCGCGAGCCTGTGCGCTCGCCGAATATCATCGTCGCTGACGGCACTGGGCACGGTCTCACGGCTGGCGAGCGCGGACACACCCTGATCACGCTCAGCGAGGTCGCCGAACCGAGTGCAGATGTGACGTTGGTGCAGCACTCCGGCGACGAACTCGTGCTCGGTACACCAAGTGTGCAAGGAGTCCGCCTCAGCATCATGCGGCCGCGCAATGAGGCGCAGTTCCTCTCGCACCTGGTGGTGCGTGCATGA